From the Musa acuminata AAA Group cultivar baxijiao chromosome BXJ1-2, Cavendish_Baxijiao_AAA, whole genome shotgun sequence genome, one window contains:
- the LOC135612164 gene encoding heat stress transcription factor A-1-like, with protein MASGGGSSLVPVLPPFLTKCYDMVDDPSTDDTVSWSKTSNSFVIWDPHAFSQDLLPKYFKHSNLSSFVRQLNTYGFHKVDPDRWEFANEGFLRGQKHLLKTITRRKPAHNNIVPPQQQPHPKTESINGVIEVGNFGFEEEIEILKRDKNALMQELIKVRQHQQNSELELHSLVRRIRCMEQKQLEMMSLLAMVVQTPNFIAQLVQQNVNDRWSNINKRRRQLPPPEHNVLEGAEAVSDGQMIKYQPFAPEIMKSSFLPVANSKESGSVFNDLHSNGVSMTVGDDLALPFQENGSLTNLEDLEQLLASSAGENSEQIEPGALAEYMRSLDFTEQETDGCMGNLISEKGSNNMVVW; from the exons ATGGCGAGCGGCGGCGGGAGTTCGCTGGTGCCGGTGTTGCCGCCGTTCCTGACCAAGTGCTACGACATGGTCGACGATCCGTCGACCGACGACACGGTCTCCTGGAGCAAGACGAGCAACAGCTTCGTGATCTGGGACCCCCACGCCTTCTCCCAGGACCTTCTCCCCAAGTACTTCAAGCACAGCAATTTATCGAGCTTCGTCCGCCAGCTCAATACCTAC GGATTCCACAAAGTTGACCCTGATAGATGGGAGTTCGCTAATGAAGGATTTCTAAGAGGTCAAAAACATTTGCTGAAGACTATTACAAGAAGAAAGCCGGCACATAATAATATTGTTCCTCCGCAGCAGCAGCCCCATCCGAAAACTGAATCGATAAATGGAGTCATCGAGGTTGGGAACTTTGGGTTCGAGGAGGAAATTGAAATTCTCAAGAGGGATAAGAATGCCCTCATGCAGGAGCTAATAAAAGTGAGGCAGCACCAGCAGAACTCTGAACTTGAACTACATAGCTTGGTCCGACGAATTCGCTGCATGGAACAAAAGCAGCTAGAAATGATGTCGCTTCTAGCTATGGTCGTTCAAACCCCTAATTTTATAGCACAACTAGTTCAGCAAAACGTCAATGACAGGTGGAGTAACATAAACAAAAGAAGAAGGCAGCTTCCTCCACCAGAACACAATGTTTTAGAGGGTGCAGAAGCAGTTTCCGATGGGCAAATGATCAAATACCAGCCTTTTGCCCCAGAAATCATGAAATCATCCTTTTTGCCTGTAGCGAATTCAAAAGAATCAGGCAGTGTGTTCAACGATTTGCACTCAAATGGAGTTAGCATGACGGTCGGAGATGATCTCGCTTTGCCCTTCCAAGAAAATGGGTCTCTAACAAATCTGGAAGATCTGGAGCAACTTTTAGCCAGTTCGGCAGGGGAGAACAGTGAGCAAATCGAACCTGGAGCTTTAGCAGAGTATATGAGGAGCCTTGATTTTACTGAACAGGAGACTGATGGATGCATGGGAAATCTAATATCGGAAAAAGGCAGCAACAACATGGTTGTATGGTAG
- the LOC103976753 gene encoding probable xyloglucan endotransglucosylase/hydrolase protein 28 isoform X2, with translation MVSSSSSFFFLFLLGSVLFLTNEATSLPELPNLTTLSFEEGYTQLFGDSNLLLHRDGRAVHLALNQRTGAGFASQDLYLHGFFSASIKLPSDYAAGVVVAFYMSNGDVFEKSHDELDFEFLGNIRGREWRVQTNVYGNGSTAVGREERYQLWFDPTEDYHQYSILWSHERIIFYIDNIPIREVVRTQAMGGDFPSKPMSLYATIWDGSTWATSGGRYKVNYKLAPYVADFADLILHGCAVDPSDHKTACQGSDAVLYDAITMSADQRTAMAKFRKKHMTYSYCHDRIRYPTPPAECMFVGPESQNFLASGEAKFNYRHRRGRRYGRSSVDAVL, from the exons atggtttcttcttcttcttccttcttcttcctcttcttgttgGGTTCAGTTCTGTTCCTCACCAATGAGGCTACATCTCTTCCGGAGCTACCCAACCTCACCACCCTCTCTTTTGAGGAAGGCTACACGCAGCTCTTTGGAGACTCTAATCTATTGCTACACCGAGATGGTAGAGCTGTCCATCTTGCTCTCAACCAGCGAACTG GTGCTGGATTTGCGTCACAAGATCTTTATCTGCATGGATTCTTCAGTGCCTCCATCAAACTACCTTCAGATTATGCCGCTGGAGTCGTTGTCGCCTTCTAT ATGTCGAATGGAGATGTATTCGAGAAGTCACATGATGAACTGGACTTTGAATTCTTGGGGAACATAAGGGGGAGGGAATGGAGGGTTCAGACAAATGTTTATGGGAACGGGAGCACAGCAGTTGGAAGGGAAGAGAGATACCAACTTTGGTTCGATCCCACAGAGGACTACCACCAGTACTCCATCCTGTGGAGCCATGAGAGAATCAT ATTTTACATTGACAACATTCCCATCAGGGAGGTGGTGAGGACACAAGCCATGGGTGGGGATTTCCCCTCAAAGCCCATGTCCCTGTATGCCACCATATGGGATGGTTCTACCTGGGCCACCTCTGGCGGTCGCTACAAGGTCAACTACAAACTTGCCCCTTACGTCGCAGATTTTGCTGACCTCATCCTCCATGGCTGTGCTGTTGATCCTAGTGATCACAAAACAGCCTGCCAGGGATCCGATGCTGTATTGTATGATGCCATCACTATGTCAGCTGATCAACGAACGGCAATGGCCAAGTTCCGAAAGAAGCACATGACCTACTCTTACTGTCATGATCGCATTCGTTACCCAACACCCCCAGCAGAGTGTATGTTTGTTGGTCCTGAATCCCAGAACTTTCTTGCATCAGGCGAGGCAAAGTTCAACTATCGCCACCGCCGTGGTAGGCGTTATGGCCGAAGCTCAGTAGATGCAGTTCTTTGA
- the LOC103976753 gene encoding probable xyloglucan endotransglucosylase/hydrolase protein 28 isoform X1 yields the protein MVSSSSSFFFLFLLGSVLFLTNEATSLPELPNLTTLSFEEGYTQLFGDSNLLLHRDGRAVHLALNQRTALLGAGFASQDLYLHGFFSASIKLPSDYAAGVVVAFYMSNGDVFEKSHDELDFEFLGNIRGREWRVQTNVYGNGSTAVGREERYQLWFDPTEDYHQYSILWSHERIIFYIDNIPIREVVRTQAMGGDFPSKPMSLYATIWDGSTWATSGGRYKVNYKLAPYVADFADLILHGCAVDPSDHKTACQGSDAVLYDAITMSADQRTAMAKFRKKHMTYSYCHDRIRYPTPPAECMFVGPESQNFLASGEAKFNYRHRRGRRYGRSSVDAVL from the exons atggtttcttcttcttcttccttcttcttcctcttcttgttgGGTTCAGTTCTGTTCCTCACCAATGAGGCTACATCTCTTCCGGAGCTACCCAACCTCACCACCCTCTCTTTTGAGGAAGGCTACACGCAGCTCTTTGGAGACTCTAATCTATTGCTACACCGAGATGGTAGAGCTGTCCATCTTGCTCTCAACCAGCGAACTG CTCTTTTAGGTGCTGGATTTGCGTCACAAGATCTTTATCTGCATGGATTCTTCAGTGCCTCCATCAAACTACCTTCAGATTATGCCGCTGGAGTCGTTGTCGCCTTCTAT ATGTCGAATGGAGATGTATTCGAGAAGTCACATGATGAACTGGACTTTGAATTCTTGGGGAACATAAGGGGGAGGGAATGGAGGGTTCAGACAAATGTTTATGGGAACGGGAGCACAGCAGTTGGAAGGGAAGAGAGATACCAACTTTGGTTCGATCCCACAGAGGACTACCACCAGTACTCCATCCTGTGGAGCCATGAGAGAATCAT ATTTTACATTGACAACATTCCCATCAGGGAGGTGGTGAGGACACAAGCCATGGGTGGGGATTTCCCCTCAAAGCCCATGTCCCTGTATGCCACCATATGGGATGGTTCTACCTGGGCCACCTCTGGCGGTCGCTACAAGGTCAACTACAAACTTGCCCCTTACGTCGCAGATTTTGCTGACCTCATCCTCCATGGCTGTGCTGTTGATCCTAGTGATCACAAAACAGCCTGCCAGGGATCCGATGCTGTATTGTATGATGCCATCACTATGTCAGCTGATCAACGAACGGCAATGGCCAAGTTCCGAAAGAAGCACATGACCTACTCTTACTGTCATGATCGCATTCGTTACCCAACACCCCCAGCAGAGTGTATGTTTGTTGGTCCTGAATCCCAGAACTTTCTTGCATCAGGCGAGGCAAAGTTCAACTATCGCCACCGCCGTGGTAGGCGTTATGGCCGAAGCTCAGTAGATGCAGTTCTTTGA
- the LOC135584798 gene encoding 65-kDa microtubule-associated protein 6-like isoform X1, translating into MAVETGIRTGVCMGSKCGALLRELEKIWTEVGESKEDKDLMLVELERECIRVYRRKVEEAGSNRAHLHRSLAEKEAEVTALMSALGEQSLQLKMEKRLPLKEQLASVNPLLEDLRKKKEERLKQFADIKSQIEKITVEILGSSHHDHSPANPVKIEEDDLSIRKLTEYQSQLRILQKEKSDRLQKVLESVNEMHSLCEHLEVDFRKTVETVHPSLHDTGGGHSPNISETALEGLSQAILKLKTEKKIRTQKLLEAVESLLELWNLMDTPVEERKYFGRVTCILGLPEHDIGCFGLLSLDTIKQMEAEVERLTNLKARRMKELVLRKRMELEEICRTAHIEPDMSTASEKIGALIDSGIVDPSELLTKIEMQIVKAREESMIRKEIMERVDKWLAACEEENWLEDYDQDENKYSAGRGAHLNLKRAEKARAIVTKIPDTVDKLMNKISVWEKERNMPFLYDGVPLVSLLEEYKVIRLKKEELKRRYRDQKKLQNLLLTGKETVYGSKPSPKRSNNFNRKTNENGFMTPTPWRLSAGGATPDLLMQCSYSGHSNGCFKEIRRLSTTSLNLISISKDDRVSSLASVTSSEPGSPPLSQLSGLNR; encoded by the exons ATGGCGGTGGAAACGGGAATTCGGACCGGTGTCTGTATGGGCTCCAAATGCGGTGCTTTGCTTCGAGAGCTGGAG AAAATATGGACAGAGGTTGGGGAGAGCAAAGAGGACAAGGATCTCATGTTGGTGGAATTAGAGAGAGAGTGCATTCGAGTGTACCGAAGGAAGGTCGAAGAAGCCGGCAGCAACAGGGCTCATCTCCACCGATCGCTAGCAGAAAAAGAAGCAGAGGTTACTGCTCTTATGTCTGCCCTCGGTGAGCAGAGTCTCCAGCTAAAG ATGGAGAAGAGGTTACCATTGAAGGAGCAACTTGCATCAGTTAACCCTCTTTTGGAAGATTTACGAAAAAAGAAAGAGGAACGGCTGAAACAGTTTGCTGATATAAAGTCACAGATTGAGAAGATCACTGTAGAGATTTTGGGATCCAGTCACCATGATCATTCTCCAGCTAATCCTGTTAAGATTGAAGAAGATGATTTGTCAATAAGAAAACTCACTGAGTATCAATCACAGCTACGCATTCTCCAGAAGGAAAAG TCTGATCGCCTTCAGAAAGTACTGGAGTCTGTAAATGAGATGCATTCTTTATGTGAACATCTTGAAGTGGACTTTAGGAAGACCGTGGAAACTGTGCACCCCAGTCTGCACGACACTGGTGGAGGACATTCTCCAAACATAAGTGAGACAGCACTTGAGGGCCTATCTCAAGCAATCCTAAAGCTAAAAACAGAAAAGAAGATACGAACTCAAAAG TTGCTAGAAGCAGTGGAGTCACTTTTGGAACTgtggaatctaatggatacacctGTTGAGGAGAGGAAATACTTTGGAAGAGTAACGTGCATTCTTGGATTACCTGAACATGATATTGGATGCTTTGGTCTGCTCTCACTTGATACAATTAAACAG ATGGAAGCTGAGGTTGAGAGACTCACAAACCTTAAAGCTAGGAGAATGAAAGAACTTGTtttaagaaaaaggatggaactAGAAGAGATATGCAGAACTGCACACATTGAACCCGATATGAGCACAGCATCGGAGAAAATTGGCGCACTTATAGACTCCG GTATCGTAGATCCTTCTGAGCTTCTGACTAAAATTGAGATGCAAATTGTGAAAGCCAGAGAAGAATCCATGATCAGGAAAGAAATCATGGAGAGAGTAGACAAATGGCTCGCAGCATGTGAAGAAGAGAATTGGCTTGAAGATTATGACCAG GATGAGAACAAGTACAGTGCTGGAAGAGGTGCCCACTTGAATCTAAAGCGTGCCGAGAAAGCACGGGCAATTGTCACCAAAATTCCAG ATACTGTTGACAAATTGATGAACAAAATATCTGTgtgggagaaagaaagaaatatgcCTTTCTTGTATGACGGG GTGCCATTGGTGTCTCTATTGGAAGAATACAAAGTTATAAGGCTAAAGAAGGAAGAGTTAAAAAGACGATATCGA GACCAGAAAAAATTACAGAATCTGTTGCTCACAGGGAAGGAAACAGTTTATGGATCAAAACCTAGTCCAAAAAGGAGCAACAATTTTAACCGAAAAACAAATGAAAATGGCTTCATGACGCCCACTCCTTGGAGGCTTTCTGCCGGCGGTGCAACACCTGATTTGCTCATGCAGTGTTCATACTCTGGCCATTCTAACGGATGCTTCAAGGAGATAAGACGGTTGTCCACCACATCATTGAACCTCATTTCAATCTCTAAAGACGATAGAGTGTCTTCTTTGGCATCTGTTACCAGTTCAGAACCTGGGTCTCCACCTCTGAGTCAACTCTCAGGTCTTAATCGATAG
- the LOC135584798 gene encoding 65-kDa microtubule-associated protein 6-like isoform X2, translating into MEKRLPLKEQLASVNPLLEDLRKKKEERLKQFADIKSQIEKITVEILGSSHHDHSPANPVKIEEDDLSIRKLTEYQSQLRILQKEKSDRLQKVLESVNEMHSLCEHLEVDFRKTVETVHPSLHDTGGGHSPNISETALEGLSQAILKLKTEKKIRTQKLLEAVESLLELWNLMDTPVEERKYFGRVTCILGLPEHDIGCFGLLSLDTIKQMEAEVERLTNLKARRMKELVLRKRMELEEICRTAHIEPDMSTASEKIGALIDSGIVDPSELLTKIEMQIVKAREESMIRKEIMERVDKWLAACEEENWLEDYDQDENKYSAGRGAHLNLKRAEKARAIVTKIPDTVDKLMNKISVWEKERNMPFLYDGVPLVSLLEEYKVIRLKKEELKRRYRDQKKLQNLLLTGKETVYGSKPSPKRSNNFNRKTNENGFMTPTPWRLSAGGATPDLLMQCSYSGHSNGCFKEIRRLSTTSLNLISISKDDRVSSLASVTSSEPGSPPLSQLSGLNR; encoded by the exons ATGGAGAAGAGGTTACCATTGAAGGAGCAACTTGCATCAGTTAACCCTCTTTTGGAAGATTTACGAAAAAAGAAAGAGGAACGGCTGAAACAGTTTGCTGATATAAAGTCACAGATTGAGAAGATCACTGTAGAGATTTTGGGATCCAGTCACCATGATCATTCTCCAGCTAATCCTGTTAAGATTGAAGAAGATGATTTGTCAATAAGAAAACTCACTGAGTATCAATCACAGCTACGCATTCTCCAGAAGGAAAAG TCTGATCGCCTTCAGAAAGTACTGGAGTCTGTAAATGAGATGCATTCTTTATGTGAACATCTTGAAGTGGACTTTAGGAAGACCGTGGAAACTGTGCACCCCAGTCTGCACGACACTGGTGGAGGACATTCTCCAAACATAAGTGAGACAGCACTTGAGGGCCTATCTCAAGCAATCCTAAAGCTAAAAACAGAAAAGAAGATACGAACTCAAAAG TTGCTAGAAGCAGTGGAGTCACTTTTGGAACTgtggaatctaatggatacacctGTTGAGGAGAGGAAATACTTTGGAAGAGTAACGTGCATTCTTGGATTACCTGAACATGATATTGGATGCTTTGGTCTGCTCTCACTTGATACAATTAAACAG ATGGAAGCTGAGGTTGAGAGACTCACAAACCTTAAAGCTAGGAGAATGAAAGAACTTGTtttaagaaaaaggatggaactAGAAGAGATATGCAGAACTGCACACATTGAACCCGATATGAGCACAGCATCGGAGAAAATTGGCGCACTTATAGACTCCG GTATCGTAGATCCTTCTGAGCTTCTGACTAAAATTGAGATGCAAATTGTGAAAGCCAGAGAAGAATCCATGATCAGGAAAGAAATCATGGAGAGAGTAGACAAATGGCTCGCAGCATGTGAAGAAGAGAATTGGCTTGAAGATTATGACCAG GATGAGAACAAGTACAGTGCTGGAAGAGGTGCCCACTTGAATCTAAAGCGTGCCGAGAAAGCACGGGCAATTGTCACCAAAATTCCAG ATACTGTTGACAAATTGATGAACAAAATATCTGTgtgggagaaagaaagaaatatgcCTTTCTTGTATGACGGG GTGCCATTGGTGTCTCTATTGGAAGAATACAAAGTTATAAGGCTAAAGAAGGAAGAGTTAAAAAGACGATATCGA GACCAGAAAAAATTACAGAATCTGTTGCTCACAGGGAAGGAAACAGTTTATGGATCAAAACCTAGTCCAAAAAGGAGCAACAATTTTAACCGAAAAACAAATGAAAATGGCTTCATGACGCCCACTCCTTGGAGGCTTTCTGCCGGCGGTGCAACACCTGATTTGCTCATGCAGTGTTCATACTCTGGCCATTCTAACGGATGCTTCAAGGAGATAAGACGGTTGTCCACCACATCATTGAACCTCATTTCAATCTCTAAAGACGATAGAGTGTCTTCTTTGGCATCTGTTACCAGTTCAGAACCTGGGTCTCCACCTCTGAGTCAACTCTCAGGTCTTAATCGATAG
- the LOC135610529 gene encoding protein Barley B recombinant-like: MDDDGGLGIRNWGYYEPPSKGNLGLRLMSSVVERNAKPLLSNGGFIHRHCSFPEPSVSMDFMRDGWTQQGNDSSKSFHTFPVRHQHHPSYGVLPDPPTVHNIQMLHHPEPQPKDDKVLMAEDTTGKNEPPLKKRPRGCLQKSSKPKRPKKVTAPSDEVPNGSVSRGKAARKSTGMIINGIDFDISRIPTPVCSCTGKPQPCYRWGVGGWQSACCTTNMSMYPLPMSTKRRGARIAGRKMSQGAFKKVLEKLAGEGYNLSNPIDLRTFWAKHGTNKFVTIR, from the coding sequence ATGGATGATGATGGCGGATTAGGAATCCGGAATTGGGGCTACTATGAGCCACCATCGAAGGGAAACCTTGGGCTGCGGCTTATGTCCTCTGTGGTGGAGCGCAATGCAAAGCCCCTTCTATCAAATGGGGGGTTCATTCATCGGCACTGCAGCTTCCCGGAGCCATCGGTTTCAATGGACTTCATGAGAGACGGTTGGACTCAGCAGGGCAACGACAGCAGCAAGAGCTTCCACACTTTTCCGGTGCGCCATCAGCATCATCCCAGTTACGGCGTCCTCCCTGATCCCCCTACCGTCCACAACATCCAGATGCTGCATCATCCGGAGCCACAACCCAAGGACGACAAGGTTTTGATGGCGGAGGACACCACTGGTAAAAATGAGCCACCTTTGAAGAAGAGGCCCAGGGGTTGTCTGCAGAAATCCTCGAAGCCCAAGAGGCCTAAGAAAGTCACAGCGCCAAGTGATGAGGTTCCCAATGGTTCAGTTTCACGAGGGAAGGCTGCAAGGAAGAGCACAGGCATGATCATCAACGGGATCGATTTTGATATCTCAAGGATTCCAACTCCGGTGTGCTCTTGTACAGGAAAGCCCCAGCCGTGCTACCGGTGGGGTGTTGGAGGGTGGCAGTCGGCATGCTGCACCACCAACATGTCAATGTACCCTCTACCAATGAGCACCAAGAGGCGGGGTGCACGCATTGCTGGTCGAAAAATGAGCCAGGGTGCCTTTAAGAAGGTGCTGGAGAAGCTTGCTGGAGAAGGATATAACCTTTCAAATCCAATTGACTTGAGGACATTCTGGGCCAAGCACGGTACCAACAAGTTTGTGACAATCAGATAA
- the LOC135610537 gene encoding protein indeterminate-domain 16-like, translating into MLRSSPQQAVSALPVNSVSCSTASNPPRTPISSADDDKAGKRKRRPAGTPDPDAEVVSLSPRTLLESDRYVCEICHQGFQRDQNLQMHRRRHKVPWKLLRRDAAEARKRVFVCPEPSCLHHDPRHALGDLVGIKKHFRRKHSDRRQWACSRCSKAYAVQSDYKAHLKTCGTRGHSCDCGRVFSRVESFIEHQDSCSATRTFGEPATPRPSSLSWTTSSTSPSTEPTLSGRTTSTAAAAAAAAAASSLPLALHVLPTSTSSPDSDEAQATVLQLSIGPPVGGFPSSNAGGDPREQLRQAAREKALASDARQQALKQVEMAEKELANAKTIRRQAQAELENAYLLRDHTAKQINLMLLQITCHSCRKQLQSKPGTVWEEGPKAAASYAPSAMAESKEDDSNDGSHFRVSPNTQLSP; encoded by the exons ATGTTAAGGAGCTCCCCTCAGCAAGCAGTCTCTGCTCTTCCTGTCAACAGCGTCTCCTGCTCTACCGCCTCCAACCCTCCACGGACTCCCATCTCCTCGGCGGATGATGACAAGGCCGGCAAGAGGAAGAGAAGGCCTGCGGGCACACCAG ATCCTGATGCGGAGGTGGTGTCGCTGTCGCCGAGGACGCTGCTGGAGTCGGACCGGTACGTGTGCGAGATCTGCCACCAGGGGTTTCAGAGGGACCAGAATCTGCAGATGCACCGGCGGCGGCACAAGGTGCCATGGAAGCTTCTGAGGCGGGATGCGGCGGAGGCACGGAAGCGGGTGTTCGTGTGCCCCGAGCCCAGCTGCCTGCACCACGACCCCCGCCACGCTCTCGGCGACCTGGTCGGCATCAAGAAGCACTTCCGCCGGAAGCACAGCGACCGTCGGCAGTGGGCCTGCTCCCGGTGCTCCAAGGCCTACGCCGTCCAGTCCGACTACAAGGCGCACCTCAAGACCTGCGGCACCCGCGGCCACTCCTGCGACTGCGGCCGCGTCTTCTCTCG AGTCGAAAGCTTCATAGAGCACCAAGATTCTTGCAGCGCCACTCGGACCTTCGGCGAGCCTGCGACCCCACGGCCCTCCAGCCTTTCCTGGACGACGTCGAGCACAAGTCCGTCGACTGAGCCAACACTTTCCGGCCGAACAACCtcaaccgccgccgccgccgctgccgctgccgcagcATCATCCCTACCACTCGCGCTCCATGTGCTCCCAACATCCACCTCCTCCCCCGACTCCGACGAGGCCCAGGCGACGGTGCTGCAGCTATCTATCGGGCCGCCCGTCGGTGGGTTCCCCTCGTCGAACGCAGGTGGTGATCCCCGGGAGCAGCTGCGCCAGGCGGCGAGGGAGAAGGCCTTGGCGAGTGATGCAAGGCAGCAAGCTTTGAAGCAGGTCGAGATGGCAGAGAAGGAACTGGCCAACGCCAAGACGATCCGGCGGCAGGCGCAAGCCGAGCTCGAGAACGCCTACCTCCTGAGGGACCATACAGCGAAGCAGATCAACCTGATGCTTCTCCAGATAACTTGTCACTCCTGCAGGAAGCAGTTGCAGTCGAAGCCCGGCACGGTATGGGAAGAGGGACCAAAGGCGGCAGCCAGCTATGCGCCATCGGCCATGGCGGAGAGCAAGGAAGACGACAGCAATGATGGGAGTCACTTCCGAGTATCTCCTAACACACAGCTCTCTCCATAA
- the LOC135613635 gene encoding CASP-like protein 4D1, which yields MASSTKAGSITVLVLRVFVFLFLLVSLVVIATDTVTVLDPDSDSESVTTTLGFKDVIAYRYVFSVAVIGCVYTLLQLPFAALNIIRGKKFIGRNTFPLYIFIDLVFSLLFASGVGAGFGITVDLKRYLDKAFRDDDGESSVTNDIDKALDLVHVSTGFVLVATVCMAFIILTSSFALAKK from the exons ATGGCCTCTTCGACCAAGGCTGGGTCGATCACCGTCCTGGTTTTGAGGGTCTTCGTGTTCCTCTTCCTCTTGGTTTCCCTCGTCGTCATCGCCACCGACACCGTCACAGTGCTCGATCCAGATTCAGATAGCGAGTCTGTAACAACCACGCTGGGTTTCAAGGATGTAATTGCCTACAG ATACGTATTCTCTGTGGCCGTGATCGGATGCGTCTACACGCTCCTACAACTTCCTTTTGCTGCTTTGAACATCATCAGAGGGAAAAAGTTCATCGGCAGGAACACCTTCCCACTCTATATCTTCATTGATCTG GTGTTCTCTCTTCTGTTCGCCTCGGGGGTAGGGGCTGGATTTGGCATCACGGTGGATCTGAAGAGATATCTGGACAAGGCATTCCGGGATGACGACGGGGAGAGCTCCGTCACAAATGACATCGACAAGGCCTTGGACTTGGTGCACGTCTCCACCGGCTTCGTCCTCGTGGCCACCGTGTGCATGGCCTTCATCATCCTCACGTCCAGCTTTGCCCTGGCCAAGAAATGA